One Peromyscus leucopus breed LL Stock chromosome 4, UCI_PerLeu_2.1, whole genome shotgun sequence genomic region harbors:
- the LOC114699570 gene encoding synaptosomal-associated protein 23 isoform X2, which translates to MDNLSPEEIQLKAHQVTDESLESTRRILGLAIESQDAGIKTITMLDEQGEQLNRIEEGMDQINKDMREAEKTLTELNKCCGLCVCPCNRTKNFESGKNYKATWGDGGDSSSSNVVSKQPGRVTNGQPQQSTGTASGGYIKRITNDAREDEMEENLTQVGSILGNLKNMALDMGNEIDAQNQQIQRITEKADTNKDRIDIANTRAKKLIDS; encoded by the exons ATGGATAATCTGTCACCAGAAGAAATTCAGCTAAAGGCTCACCAGGTTACTGATGAG TCTTTGGAAAGTACAAGGAGAATCCTGGGATTAGCCATCGAG TCTCAGGATGCAGGAATCAAGACCATCACTATGCTGGATGAACAAGGGG AACAACTAAATCGCATAGAAGAAGGCATGgaccaaataaataaagacatgagagaggcagagaagactTTAACAGAACTCAACAAGTGCTGTGGCCTTTGCGTCTGCCCTTGTAATAG GACGAAGAACTTTGAGTCTGGAAAGAACTATAAGGCAACATGGGGGGATGGTGGAGACAGCTCATCCAGCAATGTGGTATCTAAGCAACCAGGCCGAGTAACCAATGGTCAGCCTCAGCAAAGCACAGGAACAGCTAGCGGTGGATACATTAAACG TATAACTAATGATGCCAGAGAAGATGAGATGGAAGAGAACCTGACTCAAGTGGGCAGTATCCTAGGCAACCTAAAGAACATGGCTCTGGACATGGGCAATGAAATTGATGCTCAGAACCAGCAAATACAGAGGATCacagaaaag gCTGACACCAACAAGGATCGGATTGACATTGCCAATACAAGAGCAAAGAAACTCATTGACAGCTAG
- the LOC114699570 gene encoding synaptosomal-associated protein 23 isoform X1, producing the protein MDNLSPEEIQLKAHQVTDESLESTRRILGLAIESQDAGIKTITMLDEQGEQLNRIEEGMDQINKDMREAEKTLTELNKCCGLCVCPCNRFSDGGCFFKTRTKNFESGKNYKATWGDGGDSSSSNVVSKQPGRVTNGQPQQSTGTASGGYIKRITNDAREDEMEENLTQVGSILGNLKNMALDMGNEIDAQNQQIQRITEKADTNKDRIDIANTRAKKLIDS; encoded by the exons ATGGATAATCTGTCACCAGAAGAAATTCAGCTAAAGGCTCACCAGGTTACTGATGAG TCTTTGGAAAGTACAAGGAGAATCCTGGGATTAGCCATCGAG TCTCAGGATGCAGGAATCAAGACCATCACTATGCTGGATGAACAAGGGG AACAACTAAATCGCATAGAAGAAGGCATGgaccaaataaataaagacatgagagaggcagagaagactTTAACAGAACTCAACAAGTGCTGTGGCCTTTGCGTCTGCCCTTGTAATAG aTTCTCAGATGGTGGTTGTTTCTTTAAAACCAG GACGAAGAACTTTGAGTCTGGAAAGAACTATAAGGCAACATGGGGGGATGGTGGAGACAGCTCATCCAGCAATGTGGTATCTAAGCAACCAGGCCGAGTAACCAATGGTCAGCCTCAGCAAAGCACAGGAACAGCTAGCGGTGGATACATTAAACG TATAACTAATGATGCCAGAGAAGATGAGATGGAAGAGAACCTGACTCAAGTGGGCAGTATCCTAGGCAACCTAAAGAACATGGCTCTGGACATGGGCAATGAAATTGATGCTCAGAACCAGCAAATACAGAGGATCacagaaaag gCTGACACCAACAAGGATCGGATTGACATTGCCAATACAAGAGCAAAGAAACTCATTGACAGCTAG